A single Paenibacillus kribbensis DNA region contains:
- a CDS encoding spore germination protein: MDHREDQEHQEYVQADGAIGRENDTDGENLSSWKQKQQQEAKRLKHKKESEHSDNVEESIRYWQMEDDISPIMKDNRETLKMVLGLGETFDVVFREMTTGGRHIGYLFLNTFAKDQIMVEVLKRLTYLTPDDLSSDGLQAYFEYYIPHIQVEKTDKMSVVINKVLAGYSAFLMEGERFSVILDTRNYPVRSPEEPSLERVVRGARDGFTETMLTNVGLVRRRLRDPGLKFEAMQVGRRTRTDICLGYIDDIVDKVMVDTVRDKIKNVNLDGIPLADKQLEETIINKGWNPYPLVRYSERPDVVASHIMEGRLVIFVDTSPSVMILPTTFFDLCQHAEENRQTAFMGSYLRWVRFIGIFASMFLLPMWLLMVINPELKPAFLDFIGPQKQAHLPLIAQFIIVELGVDLMRMAAVHTPTPLASAMGLIAAVLVGDIAVKSGLFVNEVVLYMAVAAIGMFATPSYELGLANRLIRLFLLVAVAIFHVPGFVVGTTLIILMLTMHRSYNSSYLWPFIPFNAKALASILFRKPVLDAPNRPSFNKTRDNTRMPHTDANTDSDSGNGQEH; this comes from the coding sequence ATGGATCACAGGGAAGATCAGGAGCATCAGGAGTATGTTCAGGCAGACGGAGCAATTGGAAGGGAAAATGATACTGACGGGGAAAATTTGAGCTCTTGGAAGCAAAAGCAGCAGCAGGAAGCGAAACGCCTTAAGCACAAAAAAGAAAGTGAGCATTCTGATAATGTAGAGGAGTCCATTCGTTATTGGCAGATGGAAGATGATATTTCGCCAATAATGAAGGATAATCGTGAAACGCTCAAAATGGTGTTGGGCCTGGGAGAGACTTTTGATGTGGTGTTCAGGGAAATGACAACGGGTGGGCGCCATATTGGGTATCTGTTCCTGAATACCTTTGCAAAGGATCAGATCATGGTTGAGGTGCTGAAGCGGCTTACCTATCTGACGCCGGATGATCTGTCTTCGGATGGGCTGCAAGCATACTTTGAATATTATATCCCACATATTCAAGTGGAAAAGACGGACAAAATGTCGGTTGTCATCAACAAGGTGCTAGCAGGCTATAGCGCCTTTCTTATGGAAGGCGAGCGTTTTTCCGTCATTCTGGATACCCGTAATTACCCGGTACGTAGTCCGGAGGAGCCCTCATTGGAGCGTGTCGTACGTGGTGCCCGGGATGGATTTACCGAGACGATGCTTACGAATGTAGGGCTGGTGCGTCGTCGTTTGCGGGACCCCGGACTTAAATTTGAAGCGATGCAGGTCGGACGCCGAACAAGGACAGACATATGTCTGGGCTACATTGATGATATCGTGGATAAGGTGATGGTGGATACCGTACGCGACAAAATTAAAAACGTCAATCTGGACGGAATTCCGCTGGCGGACAAACAATTAGAGGAGACGATTATCAATAAAGGCTGGAATCCATATCCATTGGTGCGATATTCGGAGCGACCAGATGTCGTGGCTTCGCATATTATGGAAGGAAGACTTGTTATTTTCGTAGATACCTCACCCAGTGTAATGATCTTGCCAACCACTTTTTTCGACTTGTGCCAGCATGCGGAAGAAAATCGGCAGACGGCATTCATGGGAAGCTATTTGCGCTGGGTACGCTTTATTGGGATTTTCGCCTCGATGTTTTTGCTTCCGATGTGGCTGCTTATGGTCATCAATCCCGAACTAAAACCGGCATTTCTCGATTTTATCGGTCCTCAAAAGCAAGCTCACCTTCCACTGATCGCCCAGTTTATCATCGTGGAGCTAGGGGTCGATCTCATGCGGATGGCGGCAGTTCATACCCCTACACCCCTGGCTTCCGCTATGGGCTTGATCGCAGCCGTTCTGGTCGGTGACATTGCGGTTAAGTCAGGGCTGTTTGTGAATGAGGTTGTGCTGTATATGGCTGTAGCCGCCATAGGCATGTTCGCCACTCCGAGCTATGAGCTGGGATTGGCCAACAGACTGATCCGGTTATTTCTACTGGTCGCTGTAGCCATTTTCCACGTTCCAGGCTTTGTCGTAGGAACGACCCTGATTATTTTGATGCTGACAATGCATCGGTCATACAATTCTTCTTACTTGTGGCCGTTCATCCCTTTTAATGCCAAGGCGTTAGCTTCTATTTTGTTCCGCAAGCCTGTACTAGATGCGCCTAACCGCCCGTCATTTAATAAAACGAGGGACAATACGCGTATGCCCCATACGGATGCCAATACAGATTCGGACTCAGGCAATGGACAGGAGCATTAA
- a CDS encoding 2-oxoacid:acceptor oxidoreductase family protein: protein MSILTRTNRLGFFEIRLESIGGLGANLAGKMLAETGVLGLGLNASNFSSYGSEKKGTPVKSFVRFCDPGVDIRDHSPIEQPHVVGIFHEALYKTVNVISGLPADGIVVVNSTRPAEEIRADLGLVSGTLAVVDAMGIALEERTKLNTSMLGALFRVCDFLDPEAMRSVIRSTFEKKYPQLVEPNLRTFNRGFEEVELHVYPVTHDTQDRVFERPQPLLGYETQTLGGVIATQGNSMTKDLSGSRQGYLPEYEADKCTHCAKCDSICPDYCFVWEEQADKRGRMMPFLQGIDYQYCKGCLKCVDICPSGALSSRREQWGWSEQHRVAHQFPVYEGGRV from the coding sequence TTGTCTATTTTAACGCGCACAAATCGACTCGGATTTTTCGAAATCCGGCTGGAATCCATTGGTGGACTCGGTGCTAATCTGGCTGGCAAAATGCTGGCCGAAACCGGTGTGCTTGGTTTGGGGCTGAATGCTTCAAATTTCTCGTCCTACGGTTCAGAAAAGAAGGGAACTCCGGTTAAAAGCTTTGTCCGCTTCTGTGATCCGGGAGTTGATATCCGTGATCACAGTCCGATCGAACAACCGCATGTGGTAGGCATTTTCCATGAAGCATTATACAAAACGGTAAATGTGATCAGCGGACTTCCAGCCGATGGGATCGTTGTGGTCAATTCCACGCGTCCGGCAGAAGAAATACGGGCTGATTTGGGACTGGTATCCGGTACGCTGGCGGTGGTGGATGCAATGGGCATCGCATTGGAGGAGCGAACCAAACTGAATACGTCCATGCTCGGAGCCTTGTTCCGTGTCTGCGATTTTTTGGACCCGGAAGCGATGAGATCGGTTATTCGCAGTACCTTTGAAAAGAAATATCCACAATTAGTGGAGCCTAACCTGCGTACGTTTAACCGTGGGTTTGAGGAAGTGGAGCTGCACGTATATCCGGTCACCCATGACACGCAGGATCGGGTTTTTGAACGTCCGCAGCCTTTGCTCGGCTACGAAACGCAAACATTGGGTGGAGTTATTGCTACGCAGGGGAACAGCATGACAAAAGATCTTAGTGGCTCACGCCAGGGTTATTTACCTGAATATGAAGCTGACAAATGTACTCATTGTGCCAAATGCGATTCAATTTGCCCGGATTACTGCTTTGTATGGGAAGAGCAAGCAGACAAACGCGGCAGAATGATGCCATTTTTGCAAGGAATTGATTATCAGTATTGTAAAGGATGTCTAAAATGCGTGGATATTTGCCCATCGGGAGCATTAAGTTCGCGTCGTGAGCAATGGGGCTGGTCGGAACAGCACCGAGTTGCCCACCAATTTCCGGTGTATGAAGGAGGTCGTGTGTAA
- a CDS encoding D-alanyl-D-alanine carboxypeptidase family protein, with product MKKKVVAFILACLVALTAVPVGGWAEESKPESKPKGGSAAELAPEALSAILMDADTGTVIYEKNSREKLPPASITKIMTMLLTMEAIDNGKLKLTDKVRASDYASSMGGSQIFLEPGEEMTVDEMLKGIAMASGNDASVAMAEKIAGSEQAFVELMNAKAQQLGLKETHFANCNGLPVKNHYSSAHDIAVMSRELLKYPQITKYTGAYQDYLRKSSVKPFWLVNTNKLVRFYTGADGLKTGYTSEAKFCLSATAKRDGLRVVAVVLGEPNTKIRNNEVSSMFDYAFSQYTMKSIYKPGDLLGSVKVEKGVLPELKIQADRSYSVLVKKGGTKQTLRHELQLAPSLKAPVRAGDPVGKLVVYQDGQRLKEFNITSPVAIEKAGWWKLLKRTMSNLFSL from the coding sequence GTGAAGAAAAAAGTGGTGGCGTTCATTCTGGCTTGTCTCGTGGCCTTGACTGCTGTCCCCGTCGGCGGTTGGGCCGAAGAAAGCAAACCTGAAAGCAAACCCAAGGGAGGCTCTGCGGCGGAGCTGGCTCCTGAGGCTCTCTCGGCGATCCTGATGGATGCAGATACAGGCACAGTTATCTATGAAAAAAACAGTCGTGAAAAGCTTCCCCCAGCGAGCATTACCAAAATTATGACGATGCTGCTGACGATGGAAGCTATTGATAACGGCAAGCTCAAGCTAACCGATAAAGTGCGGGCCAGCGATTATGCATCCTCGATGGGTGGGTCGCAAATTTTTCTGGAGCCGGGAGAAGAAATGACGGTTGACGAGATGTTAAAGGGAATTGCAATGGCTTCCGGGAACGATGCTTCTGTGGCCATGGCTGAGAAAATTGCAGGATCCGAGCAGGCTTTTGTCGAGCTGATGAATGCCAAAGCGCAGCAACTCGGACTCAAGGAAACCCATTTTGCCAATTGCAACGGTTTACCTGTAAAAAATCACTATTCTTCTGCGCATGATATTGCGGTAATGAGCCGGGAGCTGTTGAAATATCCACAAATTACGAAGTATACAGGAGCATATCAGGACTATTTGCGCAAATCCTCGGTCAAGCCCTTTTGGCTGGTGAATACCAATAAGCTTGTTCGCTTCTACACTGGAGCAGATGGGCTGAAAACAGGCTATACGTCAGAAGCGAAGTTTTGTCTTTCCGCTACGGCGAAGCGTGATGGCTTGCGTGTCGTAGCCGTCGTGCTCGGTGAGCCGAATACCAAGATACGCAACAATGAAGTATCATCGATGTTTGACTACGCATTTTCTCAATATACAATGAAATCCATATACAAGCCGGGTGACTTGCTGGGAAGCGTAAAAGTTGAAAAAGGCGTATTGCCAGAGCTAAAAATACAGGCAGACCGCTCATACAGTGTGCTGGTGAAAAAAGGTGGAACTAAACAAACGCTGCGTCATGAGCTGCAGCTGGCTCCAAGTCTCAAAGCACCTGTCCGCGCAGGAGATCCGGTCGGCAAGCTGGTTGTCTATCAGGATGGTCAACGGTTAAAGGAGTTTAACATTACTTCGCCTGTGGCTATTGAGAAGGCCGGATGGTGGAAATTGTTAAAACGCACCATGTCGAATCTGTTTTCTTTGTAG
- a CDS encoding thiamine pyrophosphate-dependent enzyme — protein sequence MAKLEEELKQAGAAQVTTFESGNEMAATAAAQINYHMMGYFPITPSTEVAQYLDQMRTRGQHNIKLVAADGEHGSAGICYGAAAAGARVVNATSSQGFLYMLEQLPVQSGTRFPMVMNLVTRAVSGPLDIRGDHSDLYYGLNTGWVILTASTPQAVYDMNIMALKIAEHSDVRLPVMVAYDGFYTSHQKRKVQYFADAETVRDFVGPNPNLNHPNILDFDHPVTVGAHMNGDDLTNNHFQQSEALRRSEGVYEQVAAEYASLSGREYPILDLYHMEDAEVAVFLLNSAAESAKDVADQFRARGIKAGVVRPNIIRPFPAAQLREALRHVKALVVGERADSYGADGGNLTHEIKAALQEDPLNKTTVLCRIFGLGGKDFYAEDAEAFFQLAIEAAEAGRAEKPFDYYGIHPGSPDKVMPQVMQPPRGDAYRTGLIQVTPDEATGKLKVKVPPLRSLTTKPRRLTPGHGACPGCGALSALELFFKGIEGDIVVLFQTGCVYVVTTGYPYTSHKQPMIHNLFQNGAATLSGALEAYLEMKRRNEIEMSDDPTFIMISGDGGMDIGMGSAIGAALRNHKLIMLEYDNEGYMNTGSQQSYSTPLGHMTSTSGVGKMQKGKQGHHKDTVQIMAACNIPYAFTAAESHPQDMLRKAAKAQWYANNVGTAYGKILCACPLNWKSEDRLGTSIVEAAVESCFFPLYEIEQGNTTITYNPEDKGKRIPAAEWLKLMGKTKHLLKEEATLATFEQEIERRWTILKKKHEISEL from the coding sequence ATGGCTAAACTGGAGGAGGAGCTCAAACAAGCAGGCGCCGCACAAGTAACGACGTTCGAATCCGGCAATGAAATGGCCGCTACAGCGGCTGCGCAAATCAATTATCATATGATGGGATATTTTCCGATCACTCCGTCGACCGAGGTGGCGCAGTACCTGGATCAGATGAGAACGAGGGGTCAGCATAACATCAAGCTGGTTGCAGCGGATGGAGAACATGGATCGGCGGGGATATGCTATGGTGCCGCAGCAGCGGGAGCAAGAGTGGTGAATGCCACCAGCTCGCAGGGCTTCCTGTATATGCTGGAGCAGCTGCCTGTTCAGTCAGGTACGCGTTTCCCTATGGTGATGAATTTGGTGACACGGGCCGTCAGTGGTCCGTTGGATATTCGCGGGGATCATTCGGATCTGTACTACGGTCTGAATACGGGCTGGGTCATTTTGACGGCAAGCACACCACAGGCTGTGTATGATATGAATATCATGGCGCTGAAAATTGCGGAGCACAGCGATGTTCGATTGCCTGTGATGGTCGCTTATGACGGCTTTTATACGTCACATCAGAAGCGCAAGGTGCAATATTTTGCCGATGCGGAGACGGTACGGGATTTTGTAGGGCCGAATCCCAATCTGAATCATCCGAATATTTTGGATTTTGATCATCCGGTTACGGTAGGCGCTCATATGAATGGCGATGATCTGACGAACAATCACTTCCAGCAGTCTGAGGCATTAAGACGGTCTGAAGGAGTATATGAGCAGGTTGCGGCAGAATATGCATCTTTATCCGGTCGGGAATATCCGATTTTGGATCTATATCATATGGAAGATGCCGAGGTTGCAGTATTCCTGCTGAATTCGGCGGCTGAATCGGCCAAGGATGTGGCGGATCAGTTCCGTGCGCGCGGCATTAAGGCCGGGGTCGTTCGTCCGAATATCATTCGTCCGTTCCCGGCTGCCCAGCTGCGTGAGGCACTGCGCCACGTCAAGGCGCTGGTGGTGGGCGAGCGTGCGGATTCGTACGGCGCCGACGGCGGTAATTTGACGCACGAAATCAAGGCGGCTCTACAGGAGGACCCGCTGAACAAGACGACTGTATTGTGCCGCATCTTTGGCTTGGGCGGCAAGGATTTTTATGCGGAAGACGCAGAGGCGTTCTTCCAGCTCGCGATCGAGGCGGCAGAAGCCGGCCGTGCGGAGAAGCCGTTTGATTATTACGGCATTCATCCGGGTTCACCGGATAAGGTGATGCCGCAGGTCATGCAGCCGCCACGGGGCGATGCGTACCGCACGGGTCTGATTCAGGTCACGCCGGACGAGGCGACCGGAAAGCTCAAGGTCAAGGTACCGCCGCTGCGTTCGCTGACGACCAAACCACGTCGGCTTACGCCGGGGCACGGAGCTTGTCCGGGCTGCGGAGCACTATCTGCGCTTGAGCTGTTTTTCAAAGGGATTGAAGGCGATATTGTCGTATTGTTTCAGACAGGCTGCGTCTATGTGGTGACAACGGGTTATCCATATACATCACACAAGCAACCGATGATCCATAATCTTTTTCAAAACGGGGCAGCTACACTTTCGGGAGCACTGGAAGCTTACTTGGAAATGAAGCGTCGTAATGAGATTGAGATGTCGGATGATCCAACCTTTATTATGATCAGCGGCGACGGTGGTATGGATATTGGGATGGGTTCTGCGATTGGTGCGGCTCTGCGCAATCATAAGCTGATCATGCTGGAATATGATAACGAGGGATACATGAACACAGGCTCGCAGCAATCGTATTCCACTCCTCTCGGTCATATGACCAGTACGTCGGGTGTAGGGAAGATGCAAAAAGGGAAGCAAGGGCATCACAAGGACACCGTGCAAATCATGGCCGCCTGTAACATTCCGTATGCCTTCACAGCTGCTGAAAGCCATCCGCAGGATATGCTGCGTAAAGCGGCCAAAGCGCAATGGTATGCGAACAACGTGGGAACGGCCTATGGCAAAATCCTGTGTGCCTGCCCATTGAACTGGAAGTCGGAAGATCGGCTGGGCACCAGCATTGTGGAGGCTGCTGTTGAGTCTTGCTTCTTCCCATTGTACGAAATTGAGCAGGGCAATACGACGATTACGTACAACCCGGAAGACAAGGGGAAACGGATTCCAGCCGCTGAATGGTTGAAATTAATGGGGAAAACGAAGCATCTGCTTAAGGAGGAAGCGACGTTGGCCACCTTTGAGCAGGAAATTGAACGCCGCTGGACCATTCTGAAAAAGAAACATGAAATTTCGGAGCTATAA
- a CDS encoding stage V sporulation protein AB, protein MTFVQGALQIILGIAGGLAVGSGVIAFFIVLDIMPRLAQLTRTYKKSRAYEKAMILGSVVGTVADFWDIYLPFPKIFTWIPGLFCGLFIGLLAAALTEVLNLLPILAKRLHMSVYMFGLLMAMVLGKVTGSLFDWFVYNR, encoded by the coding sequence ATGACATTTGTACAGGGCGCGCTGCAGATTATTTTGGGCATCGCTGGAGGTCTGGCAGTGGGGAGTGGCGTAATCGCGTTTTTTATTGTGCTGGACATCATGCCACGATTGGCCCAGCTCACCCGCACATATAAAAAATCACGCGCATACGAAAAGGCGATGATCTTAGGTTCAGTGGTAGGAACGGTGGCTGATTTTTGGGATATTTACTTGCCATTCCCTAAAATATTCACATGGATACCCGGGTTATTTTGTGGATTGTTTATTGGTTTGCTCGCCGCAGCTTTAACAGAGGTATTAAATCTCCTGCCCATACTTGCCAAGAGGCTTCATATGTCTGTGTATATGTTTGGCCTGCTGATGGCGATGGTACTTGGTAAGGTAACGGGTTCCTTATTTGACTGGTTTGTATACAACCGATAA
- the spoIIAB gene encoding anti-sigma F factor encodes MREDTGNNFMSLQFAAKSENEAFARVAVAAFISRLDPTMDELSDLKTVVSEAVTNSIIHGYDSDPSGVVTIKVGIEADVITLVIEDAGRGIEDLELAKQPLYTSKPELERSGMGFTIMENFMDEFEAVSEPGGGTSVRMKKRIESKKALYN; translated from the coding sequence ATGAGAGAAGACACAGGAAACAATTTCATGAGCTTGCAGTTTGCCGCCAAATCCGAAAATGAAGCTTTTGCCCGTGTGGCTGTTGCAGCTTTTATTTCCAGGCTTGATCCTACAATGGATGAGCTGAGCGACTTGAAAACCGTGGTGTCTGAAGCAGTGACAAACAGTATTATTCACGGATATGACAGTGATCCGTCAGGTGTCGTAACGATTAAAGTCGGCATTGAAGCAGACGTGATTACGCTGGTCATTGAAGACGCAGGACGGGGAATTGAGGATCTGGAGCTGGCCAAGCAGCCTCTGTATACATCCAAGCCTGAGTTGGAACGCTCGGGTATGGGCTTTACCATTATGGAAAACTTCATGGATGAGTTTGAGGCAGTCAGTGAGCCGGGCGGAGGCACGTCGGTCCGGATGAAGAAAAGGATTGAATCCAAGAAAGCTTTATATAATTAG
- a CDS encoding peptidylprolyl isomerase encodes MKKGRIDLENGGIVEIDFFPEEAPNTVANFEKLANSGFYNGLSFHRVIPGFVAQGGCPIGNGTGGPGYTIDCETATNTTKHAKGVLSMAHAGRNTGGSQFFICYAPQPHLDGVHTVFGKVTKGMEFIDAVKQGDKMKEVKVFDA; translated from the coding sequence ATGAAAAAAGGTAGAATAGATCTTGAAAACGGCGGTATCGTCGAAATTGATTTTTTCCCGGAAGAAGCTCCAAATACGGTTGCTAACTTTGAAAAGCTCGCTAACAGCGGCTTCTACAACGGTCTAAGTTTCCACCGTGTCATTCCGGGCTTTGTTGCTCAAGGCGGTTGTCCAATCGGTAACGGTACAGGCGGCCCTGGCTACACCATTGACTGTGAAACAGCTACGAACACAACAAAGCATGCCAAAGGCGTTCTGTCCATGGCTCATGCGGGCCGCAACACAGGTGGCAGCCAATTCTTCATCTGCTACGCTCCACAGCCGCATTTGGATGGAGTACATACTGTATTTGGCAAAGTGACCAAAGGTATGGAATTTATCGATGCTGTAAAACAAGGTGACAAAATGAAAGAGGTTAAAGTATTTGACGCATAA
- the spoIIAA gene encoding anti-sigma F factor antagonist, whose amino-acid sequence MNLQIEMEHHRGVLIVRLAGELDHHTSDMVRMQMDEAIQRRQCEHIVLSLKNLQFMDSSGLGVILGRYKLIKQKGGKMAVCDVNPPVYRLLEMSGLFKIMPIYDNEGNALTELEVVS is encoded by the coding sequence ATGAACCTGCAAATTGAAATGGAGCATCACCGGGGGGTACTGATTGTAAGGCTAGCCGGTGAGCTTGATCACCATACGTCGGACATGGTCCGCATGCAAATGGATGAGGCGATTCAGCGTCGGCAATGCGAGCACATCGTGCTCAGCCTGAAGAATCTTCAGTTTATGGACAGCTCAGGGCTTGGTGTTATCCTGGGCCGATACAAGCTGATCAAGCAAAAGGGCGGGAAAATGGCCGTCTGTGATGTCAATCCGCCAGTATATCGACTGCTGGAGATGTCAGGGTTGTTTAAAATTATGCCTATATATGACAACGAGGGAAATGCGCTCACGGAACTGGAGGTCGTATCATGA
- a CDS encoding stage V sporulation protein AA: MTHSPAPTVAPIVYLRLRSRVRMIQGQDLRLGDVAHLLADPEWENELLKLILKRPQKQDGNLILVDMLQIISKIKEHIPGVVVESLGKPHVLVEVVEKPRKPSKILFVLVWVLLFFGSALTIMNFHADVSMMEVQVRIVEMITGHKDEHPYLFQIAYSFGIGFGMIVFFNHLFKKKWNEEPTPLEVEMYLYQENVDQYVVAEEYEKMARLHSKDKQP; encoded by the coding sequence ATGACTCATAGTCCGGCTCCTACAGTGGCTCCTATAGTATACTTGCGGCTTCGTAGCCGTGTGCGGATGATCCAAGGGCAGGATTTGCGTTTGGGAGATGTGGCCCATCTGCTAGCCGATCCCGAATGGGAAAACGAGCTGCTTAAGCTTATTCTCAAACGGCCGCAGAAGCAGGACGGCAACCTGATACTGGTGGACATGCTGCAGATCATTTCCAAAATTAAAGAACATATTCCGGGTGTTGTAGTCGAATCCCTTGGCAAGCCGCATGTACTTGTGGAAGTCGTGGAAAAACCCCGTAAGCCATCCAAAATATTGTTCGTTTTGGTATGGGTGCTTCTGTTTTTTGGCTCTGCATTAACGATTATGAACTTTCACGCCGACGTCAGCATGATGGAGGTACAGGTTCGGATTGTGGAGATGATTACGGGACATAAGGACGAACATCCGTACTTGTTTCAAATTGCCTACTCGTTTGGTATCGGTTTTGGCATGATCGTGTTCTTCAATCACTTGTTCAAAAAAAAGTGGAACGAGGAGCCGACACCGCTGGAGGTGGAAATGTATTTGTATCAGGAAAATGTGGATCAGTACGTTGTGGCGGAGGAGTATGAAAAAATGGCCCGCCTGCATTCAAAGGATAAGCAGCCATGA
- the sigF gene encoding RNA polymerase sporulation sigma factor SigF, whose amino-acid sequence MEAGGKKTSHSYLEDAEVKRLIARSQSGDNDARETLVNSNIRLVWSVVQRFMNRGYEPDDLFQIGCIGLLKSVDKFDLSYEVKFSTYAVPMIIGEIQRFLRDDGTLKVSRSLKETANKVRKMKDELSKRLNRLPTVKEVADELGVTPEDVVFAQEANKPPTSIHETVFENDGDPITLMDQIADESQERWFDKLALNEAIGGLSERERLIVYLRYYRDQTQSEVASRLGISQVQVSRLEKKILQLIRDQIAQ is encoded by the coding sequence ATGGAAGCAGGAGGAAAAAAAACTTCACACAGCTATTTGGAGGATGCGGAAGTCAAGCGGCTCATTGCACGAAGTCAGTCTGGTGATAATGATGCCCGTGAGACGTTGGTCAATAGTAATATCCGGCTCGTTTGGTCTGTCGTGCAGCGCTTTATGAACCGGGGATATGAACCTGACGATCTTTTTCAAATTGGTTGCATCGGTTTGTTAAAATCGGTGGATAAATTTGATCTCAGCTATGAAGTCAAATTTTCGACTTATGCGGTACCGATGATTATTGGTGAGATTCAACGGTTTCTTCGTGATGACGGGACACTCAAGGTTAGCCGTTCCCTGAAGGAGACGGCCAATAAGGTCCGCAAAATGAAGGACGAGCTTTCCAAACGGCTCAACCGACTGCCTACGGTTAAGGAAGTTGCCGATGAGCTGGGAGTCACGCCAGAGGATGTTGTTTTTGCGCAGGAAGCGAATAAGCCGCCTACCTCGATTCACGAAACGGTGTTCGAAAATGACGGTGACCCCATCACGCTCATGGATCAGATTGCTGACGAATCGCAGGAAAGATGGTTTGACAAGCTGGCTCTGAATGAGGCCATCGGCGGACTTTCCGAGCGGGAGCGGTTAATTGTGTACCTGCGTTATTACCGGGATCAGACCCAGTCGGAGGTTGCAAGTCGACTTGGTATTTCCCAGGTGCAGGTATCCCGGCTGGAAAAAAAGATTCTGCAGCTGATCCGCGATCAAATTGCCCAATAA
- the lysA gene encoding diaminopimelate decarboxylase has protein sequence MYLHGSSKINSNGHLEIGGCDTTLLKERFGTPLYIVDEQLVRRRCREFIEAFHETGLKFQVAYASKAFCVMAMCALAAEEGMSLDVVSSGELFTALQAGFPAERIHFHGNNKTPEEIEMALDAHIGCFVVDSEMELYLLQALASERKQQVNILLRVTPGVEAHTHEYMATGQEDSKFGFDIANGTARQAVEQAIGLDHLHLLGVHSHIGSQIFEVNGFQMAAERVAAFSREIKEQLQFSFKVINLGGGFGIRYTEEDTPLKISTYVHAIGEAVKTHFSGLYDELPEIWIEPGRSIVGDSGTTLYTVGSIKDIPQVRKYVSVDGGMTDNPRPALYQAKYEAMLANRAQDANEETVSIAGKCCESGDMLIWDVELPRPNSGDLLAVASTGAYNYSMASNYNRIRRPAVVFVNNGEAELVVRRETYEDIVRNDVVPQRLVRDEASPALHSNAKITVSS, from the coding sequence ATGTATTTGCATGGAAGCAGTAAAATTAACAGCAATGGACATTTGGAAATTGGCGGATGTGATACAACGCTTTTGAAGGAGCGTTTTGGAACACCGCTATATATTGTAGATGAACAGTTAGTACGCCGGCGCTGCCGGGAGTTTATAGAAGCTTTTCATGAAACCGGCTTGAAGTTTCAAGTCGCCTATGCAAGCAAAGCATTTTGCGTCATGGCGATGTGTGCTTTGGCTGCAGAAGAAGGAATGTCGCTCGACGTTGTTTCCAGTGGAGAGCTGTTCACTGCGCTGCAAGCAGGATTTCCGGCAGAGCGAATCCATTTTCATGGCAACAACAAAACACCGGAAGAAATTGAAATGGCGCTGGATGCGCACATTGGCTGCTTCGTGGTCGACAGCGAGATGGAGCTGTATTTGCTGCAGGCCCTTGCCTCCGAGCGGAAACAGCAGGTGAATATTTTATTGCGAGTTACGCCAGGGGTTGAAGCGCATACGCACGAGTATATGGCCACAGGCCAGGAGGATTCGAAATTCGGTTTTGACATTGCGAACGGTACAGCGCGCCAAGCGGTAGAGCAGGCGATCGGGCTGGATCATCTGCATCTGCTGGGAGTGCATTCCCATATCGGCTCGCAAATCTTTGAAGTGAACGGCTTCCAAATGGCTGCCGAGCGGGTCGCCGCTTTTTCCAGAGAAATCAAGGAACAGCTTCAGTTTTCTTTCAAGGTGATTAATCTGGGCGGGGGATTTGGCATTCGTTACACCGAAGAGGACACACCGCTGAAAATTTCTACCTATGTTCATGCTATTGGCGAAGCGGTTAAAACCCATTTTTCCGGGCTTTATGACGAACTTCCAGAAATCTGGATTGAGCCGGGGCGCAGCATTGTGGGCGATTCAGGCACAACCTTGTACACCGTAGGAAGCATTAAGGATATTCCACAGGTACGGAAATATGTCTCGGTAGACGGTGGTATGACGGATAATCCGCGTCCGGCGTTATATCAGGCCAAGTATGAAGCGATGCTGGCGAATCGGGCACAGGATGCGAACGAAGAGACCGTATCCATTGCGGGCAAATGCTGTGAGAGCGGCGATATGCTGATTTGGGATGTGGAGCTGCCTCGTCCGAATAGCGGGGATTTGCTCGCTGTTGCCTCAACCGGAGCCTACAATTACTCCATGGCAAGTAATTATAACCGGATACGCCGTCCGGCGGTGGTATTCGTGAACAACGGTGAAGCCGAACTGGTGGTGCGCCGGGAAACCTACGAGGATATCGTACGCAACGATGTTGTGCCGCAGCGCTTGGTTCGTGACGAAGCTAGTCCAGCACTTCATTCCAATGCTAAAATTACGGTTTCGTCCTGA